Proteins encoded by one window of Arabidopsis thaliana chromosome 2, partial sequence:
- a CDS encoding Protein kinase superfamily protein (Protein kinase superfamily protein; FUNCTIONS IN: protein kinase activity, kinase activity, ATP binding; INVOLVED IN: protein amino acid phosphorylation; LOCATED IN: endomembrane system; EXPRESSED IN: 19 plant structures; EXPRESSED DURING: 13 growth stages; CONTAINS InterPro DOMAIN/s: Protein kinase, catalytic domain (InterPro:IPR000719), Serine/threonine-protein kinase-like domain (InterPro:IPR017442), Protein kinase-like domain (InterPro:IPR011009); BEST Arabidopsis thaliana protein match is: Protein kinase superfamily protein (TAIR:AT2G39110.1); Has 109107 Blast hits to 107943 proteins in 3092 species: Archae - 87; Bacteria - 12159; Metazoa - 40133; Fungi - 8935; Plants - 31872; Viruses - 346; Other Eukaryotes - 15575 (source: NCBI BLink).), translating into MFQTLMVLIRRLMLLLNSLIVKVYSVQGHKEWINEVNFLGVVNHPNLVKLVGYCADDDERGMQRLLVYELMCNKSLEDHLVGRVVSVSLPWMMRLKIAQDAAQGLAYLHEEMDFQLIFRDFKSSNILLDERFGAKLSDFGLARQGPPEGLGHVSTSVVGTVGYAAPEYVQTGKLTAKSDVWSFGVVLYELITGRRAVDRNRPRGEQKLLEWVKPYVSDSKKFHLIVDPRLEGQYYCMKSVQRVAALANKCLMKQPKSRPKMSEVVSLLGRIIDEEAENVPPPVADETEEIIKAELNGESEPELKKQGSSYRKKVLDLRDKMNLNKSLSKLDWRNWTPGLVRTW; encoded by the exons ATGTTTCAGACTCTAATGGTTTTGATTCGAAGATTAATGTTGCTGTTAAACAGCTTAATCGTCAAGGTTTACAG TGTTCAGGGGCATAAGGAATGGATCAATGAGGTGAATTTTCTAGGAGTAGTGAATCATCCAAATCTTGTGAAGTTAGTTGGGTATtgtgctgatgatgatgaaagagGGATGCAAAGGCTTCTAGTCTATGAACTTATGTGTAATAAGAGCTTGGAGGATCATCTCGTAGGCCGAGTTGTGTCGGTATCTCTACCGTGGATGATGAGGTTGAAGATTGCGCAAGATGCTGCTCAAGGCTTAGCTTATCTTCATGAAGAAATGGATTTTCAG TTGATATTTCGAGATTTCAAGTCTTCAAACATCTTGCTTGATGAGAGATTCGGTGCAAAGCTCTCGGATTTTGGATTAGCTAGGCAAGGACCTCCTGAAGGACTTGGTCATGTCTCAACTTCA GTTGTAGGTACGGTTGGTTACGCAGCTCCTGAGTATGTACAAACCGGGAAATTGACGGCAAAGAGTGATGTATGGAGCTTTGGGGTAGTGTTGTATGAACTGATCACGGGAAGACGAGCAGTGGATAGAAATCGACCTCGAGGTGAACAGAAGCTTTTAGAATGGGTGAAGCCTTATGTATCAGACTCGAAGAAGTTCCATCTGATTGTCGATCCACGGCTCGAAGGCCAGTACTACTGTATGAAGTCTGTTCAAAGAGTAGCTGCTTTAGCAAACAAATGTCTAATGAAGCAACCGAAATCTCGGCCTAAAATGAGCGAAGTCGTATCACTACTTGGACGCATCATCGATGAAGAAGCGGAAAACGTTCCTCCGCCAGTTGCTGATGAAACAGAAGAGATAATCAAAGCTGAGCTCAATGGAGAGAGTGAGCCTGAGCTAAAGAAGCAAGGTAGTAGTTATCGTAAGAAGGTTCTTGATCTTAGGGATAAGATGAACTTAAACAAGTCGCTTTCGAAGCTAGACTGGCGAAACTGGACACCAGGACTGGTCAGAACATGGTAG
- the PK1B gene encoding protein kinase 1B (protein kinase 1B (PK1B); FUNCTIONS IN: protein serine/threonine kinase activity, protein kinase activity, kinase activity, ATP binding; INVOLVED IN: protein amino acid phosphorylation; LOCATED IN: plasma membrane; EXPRESSED IN: 22 plant structures; EXPRESSED DURING: 13 growth stages; CONTAINS InterPro DOMAIN/s: Protein kinase, ATP binding site (InterPro:IPR017441), Protein kinase, catalytic domain (InterPro:IPR000719), Serine-threonine/tyrosine-protein kinase (InterPro:IPR001245), Protein kinase-like domain (InterPro:IPR011009), Serine/threonine-protein kinase, active site (InterPro:IPR008271); BEST Arabidopsis thaliana protein match is: Protein kinase superfamily protein (TAIR:AT1G07570.1); Has 35333 Blast hits to 34131 proteins in 2444 species: Archae - 798; Bacteria - 22429; Metazoa - 974; Fungi - 991; Plants - 531; Viruses - 0; Other Eukaryotes - 9610 (source: NCBI BLink).), translating to MGICLSAQIKAVSPGKPGASPKYMSSEANDSLGSKSSSVSIRTNPRTEGEILQSPNLKSFTFAELKAATRNFRPDSVLGEGGFGSVFKGWIDEQTLTASKPGTGVVIAVKKLNQDGWQGHQEWLAEVNYLGQFSHPNLVKLIGYCLEDEHRLLVYEFMPRGSLENHLFRRGSYFQPLSWTLRLKVALGAAKGLAFLHNAETSVIYRDFKTSNILLDSEYNAKLSDFGLAKDGPTGDKSHVSTRIMGTYGYAAPEYLATGHLTTKSDVYSYGVVLLEVLSGRRAVDKNRPPGEQKLVEWARPLLANKRKLFRVIDNRLQDQYSMEEACKVATLALRCLTFEIKLRPNMNEVVSHLEHIQTLNEAGGRNIDMVQRRMRRRSDSVAINQKPNAGFARQTAVGVIATAYPRPSDSPLFV from the exons ATGGGGATTTGCTTAAGTGCTCAGATTAAAGCTGTGAGTCCAGGTAAGCCAG GTGCAAGTCCGAAGTATATGAGCTCAGAGGCTAATGATTCACTGGGAAGTAAAAGCTCTTCTGTGTCAATCAGAACAAACCCAAGAACTGAAGGAGAGATCTTGCAATCTCCTAATCTCAAAAGTTTCACTTTTGCTGAGCTTAAAGCAGCAACTAGGAATTTTAGACCAGATAGTGTTCTTGGTGAAGGtggttttggttctgttttcaAAGGTTGGATTGATGAACAGACTCTTACTGCTTCTAAACCGGGAACCGGTGTGGTTATTGCTGTCAAAAAACTTAACCAAGATGGTTGGCAAGGTCACCAGGAATGGCTG gcgGAAGTGAATTACTTGGGGCAGTTTTCGCATCCTAATCTTGTGAAACTGATTGGTTATTGCTTAGAGGATGAGCATCGTCTTCTTGTTTATGAGTTCATGCCTCGTGGAAGCTTAGAGAATCATTTGTTCAGAa GAGGTTCTTATTTTCAACCTTTATCTTGGACTCTCCGGTTGAAAGTTGCTCTTGGTGCAGCGAAAGGTCTTGCGTTTCTTCATAACGCCGAGACTAGTGTCATATACCGCGATTTCAAAACGTCGAATATACTGCTTGATTCG GAGTACAATGCTAAGCTTTCTGATTTCGGGCTAGCTAAAGACGGTCCAACGGGTGATAAAAGCCATGTCTCTACGCGGATCATGGGTACTTACGGATACGCAGCTCCTGAATATCTTGCAACTG GTCATTTAACAACCAAAAGTGATGTCTATAGCTACGGTGTTGTGCTTTTGGAGGTGTTGTCTGGACGGAGAGCTGTAGACAAGAACCGTCCACCAGGAGAGCAAAAGCTAGTGGAATGGGCAAGACCGTTACTTGCTAACAAAAGGAAGTTATTCCGAGTTATCGATAACCGTCTACAAGATCAATACTCAATGGAAGAAGCTTGTAAAGTAGCTACTCTTGCGCTGAGATGCCTCACATTCGAGATAAAGCTGAGACCAAACATGAACGAGGTTGTTTCTCACCTCGAACACATCCAAACTTTGAATGAAGCAGGAGGAAGAAATATTGATATGGTCCAGAGGAGAATGCGTAGGAGAAGCGATAGTGTTGCTatcaaccaaaaaccaaatgCAGGTTTTGCTCGACAAACTGCTGTAGGCGTCATAGCTACTGCTTATCCACGCCCGTCTGATTCGCCTCTGTTTGTTTGA
- a CDS encoding Protein kinase superfamily protein (Protein kinase superfamily protein; FUNCTIONS IN: protein kinase activity, kinase activity, ATP binding; INVOLVED IN: protein amino acid phosphorylation; EXPRESSED IN: 19 plant structures; EXPRESSED DURING: 13 growth stages; CONTAINS InterPro DOMAIN/s: Protein kinase, ATP binding site (InterPro:IPR017441), Protein kinase, catalytic domain (InterPro:IPR000719), Serine/threonine-protein kinase-like domain (InterPro:IPR017442), Protein kinase-like domain (InterPro:IPR011009); BEST Arabidopsis thaliana protein match is: Protein kinase superfamily protein (TAIR:AT3G09830.2); Has 35333 Blast hits to 34131 proteins in 2444 species: Archae - 798; Bacteria - 22429; Metazoa - 974; Fungi - 991; Plants - 531; Viruses - 0; Other Eukaryotes - 9610 (source: NCBI BLink).), with product MKCFHFTNGDKRTTTTIEEGVGGGDSVVSRASRLSWARSLSVASSTTSDPTRRSEFDSDWSFSPERLTFPKPLSQRWIGGLVPENDLKVFTFKELKIATKGFNRGLLIGEGGFGCVYRGVVDVSDSNGFDSKINVAVKQLNRQGLQGHKEWINEVNFLGVVNHPNLVKLVGYCADDDERGMQRLLVYELMCNKSLEDHLVGRVVSVSLPWMMRLKIAQDAAQGLAYLHEEMDFQLIFRDFKSSNILLDERFGAKLSDFGLARQGPPEGLGHVSTSVVGTVGYAAPEYVQTGKLTAKSDVWSFGVVLYELITGRRAVDRNRPRGEQKLLEWVKPYVSDSKKFHLIVDPRLEGQYYCMKSVQRVAALANKCLMKQPKSRPKMSEVVSLLGRIIDEEAENVPPPVADETEEIIKAELNGESEPELKKQGSSYRKKVLDLRDKMNLNKSLSKLDWRNWTPGLVRTW from the exons atgaagTGTTTTCACTTCACCAATGGCGAcaagagaacaacaacaacaatcgaAGAAGGAGTAGGAGGAGGAGACAGTGTTGTTTCAAGAGCTTCAAGACTCTCATGGGCTCGTTCTCTAAGCGTAGCATCATCCACCACTTCAGACCCAACTCGCCGGTCCGAGTTTGACTCAGACTGGAGTTTCTCACCGGAAAGACTTACTTTTCCCAAGCCATTAAGTCAACGTTGGATCGGTGGACTTGTTCCTGAGAATGATCTAAAGGTGTTTACTTTCAAAGAGCTGAAAATAGCTACTAAAGGTTTCAATAGAGGTCTTTTGATTGGCGAAGGAGGGTTTGGTTGCGTTTATAGAGGTGTTGTTGATGTTTCAGACTCTAATGGTTTTGATTCGAAGATTAATGTTGCTGTTAAACAGCTTAATCGTCAAGGTTTACAG GGGCATAAGGAATGGATCAATGAGGTGAATTTTCTAGGAGTAGTGAATCATCCAAATCTTGTGAAGTTAGTTGGGTATtgtgctgatgatgatgaaagagGGATGCAAAGGCTTCTAGTCTATGAACTTATGTGTAATAAGAGCTTGGAGGATCATCTCGTAGGCCGAGTTGTGTCGGTATCTCTACCGTGGATGATGAGGTTGAAGATTGCGCAAGATGCTGCTCAAGGCTTAGCTTATCTTCATGAAGAAATGGATTTTCAG TTGATATTTCGAGATTTCAAGTCTTCAAACATCTTGCTTGATGAGAGATTCGGTGCAAAGCTCTCGGATTTTGGATTAGCTAGGCAAGGACCTCCTGAAGGACTTGGTCATGTCTCAACTTCA GTTGTAGGTACGGTTGGTTACGCAGCTCCTGAGTATGTACAAACCGGGAAATTGACGGCAAAGAGTGATGTATGGAGCTTTGGGGTAGTGTTGTATGAACTGATCACGGGAAGACGAGCAGTGGATAGAAATCGACCTCGAGGTGAACAGAAGCTTTTAGAATGGGTGAAGCCTTATGTATCAGACTCGAAGAAGTTCCATCTGATTGTCGATCCACGGCTCGAAGGCCAGTACTACTGTATGAAGTCTGTTCAAAGAGTAGCTGCTTTAGCAAACAAATGTCTAATGAAGCAACCGAAATCTCGGCCTAAAATGAGCGAAGTCGTATCACTACTTGGACGCATCATCGATGAAGAAGCGGAAAACGTTCCTCCGCCAGTTGCTGATGAAACAGAAGAGATAATCAAAGCTGAGCTCAATGGAGAGAGTGAGCCTGAGCTAAAGAAGCAAGGTAGTAGTTATCGTAAGAAGGTTCTTGATCTTAGGGATAAGATGAACTTAAACAAGTCGCTTTCGAAGCTAGACTGGCGAAACTGGACACCAGGACTGGTCAGAACATGGTAG
- the PK1B gene encoding protein kinase 1B (protein kinase 1B (PK1B); FUNCTIONS IN: protein serine/threonine kinase activity, protein kinase activity, kinase activity, ATP binding; INVOLVED IN: protein amino acid phosphorylation; LOCATED IN: plasma membrane; EXPRESSED IN: 22 plant structures; EXPRESSED DURING: 13 growth stages; CONTAINS InterPro DOMAIN/s: Protein kinase, ATP binding site (InterPro:IPR017441), Serine/threonine-protein kinase domain (InterPro:IPR002290), Serine-threonine/tyrosine-protein kinase (InterPro:IPR001245), Protein kinase-like domain (InterPro:IPR011009), Serine/threonine-protein kinase, active site (InterPro:IPR008271), Protein kinase, catalytic domain (InterPro:IPR000719), Tyrosine-protein kinase, catalytic domain (InterPro:IPR020635); BEST Arabidopsis thaliana protein match is: Protein kinase superfamily protein (TAIR:AT1G07570.1); Has 35333 Blast hits to 34131 proteins in 2444 species: Archae - 798; Bacteria - 22429; Metazoa - 974; Fungi - 991; Plants - 531; Viruses - 0; Other Eukaryotes - 9610 (source: NCBI BLink).), whose translation MGICLSAQIKAVSPGASPKYMSSEANDSLGSKSSSVSIRTNPRTEGEILQSPNLKSFTFAELKAATRNFRPDSVLGEGGFGSVFKGWIDEQTLTASKPGTGVVIAVKKLNQDGWQGHQEWLAEVNYLGQFSHPNLVKLIGYCLEDEHRLLVYEFMPRGSLENHLFRRGSYFQPLSWTLRLKVALGAAKGLAFLHNAETSVIYRDFKTSNILLDSEYNAKLSDFGLAKDGPTGDKSHVSTRIMGTYGYAAPEYLATGHLTTKSDVYSYGVVLLEVLSGRRAVDKNRPPGEQKLVEWARPLLANKRKLFRVIDNRLQDQYSMEEACKVATLALRCLTFEIKLRPNMNEVVSHLEHIQTLNEAGGRNIDMVQRRMRRRSDSVAINQKPNAGFARQTAVGVIATAYPRPSDSPLFV comes from the exons ATGGGGATTTGCTTAAGTGCTCAGATTAAAGCTGTGAGTCCAG GTGCAAGTCCGAAGTATATGAGCTCAGAGGCTAATGATTCACTGGGAAGTAAAAGCTCTTCTGTGTCAATCAGAACAAACCCAAGAACTGAAGGAGAGATCTTGCAATCTCCTAATCTCAAAAGTTTCACTTTTGCTGAGCTTAAAGCAGCAACTAGGAATTTTAGACCAGATAGTGTTCTTGGTGAAGGtggttttggttctgttttcaAAGGTTGGATTGATGAACAGACTCTTACTGCTTCTAAACCGGGAACCGGTGTGGTTATTGCTGTCAAAAAACTTAACCAAGATGGTTGGCAAGGTCACCAGGAATGGCTG gcgGAAGTGAATTACTTGGGGCAGTTTTCGCATCCTAATCTTGTGAAACTGATTGGTTATTGCTTAGAGGATGAGCATCGTCTTCTTGTTTATGAGTTCATGCCTCGTGGAAGCTTAGAGAATCATTTGTTCAGAa GAGGTTCTTATTTTCAACCTTTATCTTGGACTCTCCGGTTGAAAGTTGCTCTTGGTGCAGCGAAAGGTCTTGCGTTTCTTCATAACGCCGAGACTAGTGTCATATACCGCGATTTCAAAACGTCGAATATACTGCTTGATTCG GAGTACAATGCTAAGCTTTCTGATTTCGGGCTAGCTAAAGACGGTCCAACGGGTGATAAAAGCCATGTCTCTACGCGGATCATGGGTACTTACGGATACGCAGCTCCTGAATATCTTGCAACTG GTCATTTAACAACCAAAAGTGATGTCTATAGCTACGGTGTTGTGCTTTTGGAGGTGTTGTCTGGACGGAGAGCTGTAGACAAGAACCGTCCACCAGGAGAGCAAAAGCTAGTGGAATGGGCAAGACCGTTACTTGCTAACAAAAGGAAGTTATTCCGAGTTATCGATAACCGTCTACAAGATCAATACTCAATGGAAGAAGCTTGTAAAGTAGCTACTCTTGCGCTGAGATGCCTCACATTCGAGATAAAGCTGAGACCAAACATGAACGAGGTTGTTTCTCACCTCGAACACATCCAAACTTTGAATGAAGCAGGAGGAAGAAATATTGATATGGTCCAGAGGAGAATGCGTAGGAGAAGCGATAGTGTTGCTatcaaccaaaaaccaaatgCAGGTTTTGCTCGACAAACTGCTGTAGGCGTCATAGCTACTGCTTATCCACGCCCGTCTGATTCGCCTCTGTTTGTTTGA
- the PK1B gene encoding protein kinase 1B (protein kinase 1B (PK1B); FUNCTIONS IN: protein serine/threonine kinase activity, protein kinase activity, kinase activity, ATP binding; INVOLVED IN: protein amino acid phosphorylation, N-terminal protein myristoylation; LOCATED IN: plasma membrane; EXPRESSED IN: 22 plant structures; EXPRESSED DURING: 13 growth stages; CONTAINS InterPro DOMAIN/s: Protein kinase, ATP binding site (InterPro:IPR017441), Protein kinase, catalytic domain (InterPro:IPR000719), Serine-threonine/tyrosine-protein kinase (InterPro:IPR001245), Protein kinase-like domain (InterPro:IPR011009), Serine/threonine-protein kinase, active site (InterPro:IPR008271); BEST Arabidopsis thaliana protein match is: Protein kinase superfamily protein (TAIR:AT1G07570.1); Has 35333 Blast hits to 34131 proteins in 2444 species: Archae - 798; Bacteria - 22429; Metazoa - 974; Fungi - 991; Plants - 531; Viruses - 0; Other Eukaryotes - 9610 (source: NCBI BLink).) — translation MKMGFVEKVKSNVFLYANYVFGCCIGASPKYMSSEANDSLGSKSSSVSIRTNPRTEGEILQSPNLKSFTFAELKAATRNFRPDSVLGEGGFGSVFKGWIDEQTLTASKPGTGVVIAVKKLNQDGWQGHQEWLAEVNYLGQFSHPNLVKLIGYCLEDEHRLLVYEFMPRGSLENHLFRRGSYFQPLSWTLRLKVALGAAKGLAFLHNAETSVIYRDFKTSNILLDSEYNAKLSDFGLAKDGPTGDKSHVSTRIMGTYGYAAPEYLATGHLTTKSDVYSYGVVLLEVLSGRRAVDKNRPPGEQKLVEWARPLLANKRKLFRVIDNRLQDQYSMEEACKVATLALRCLTFEIKLRPNMNEVVSHLEHIQTLNEAGGRNIDMVQRRMRRRSDSVAINQKPNAGFARQTAVGVIATAYPRPSDSPLFV, via the exons atgaaaatggGATTTGTCGAAAAAGTGAAGTCTAACGTTTTTTTGTATGCAAACTATGTGTTTGGTTGTTGTATAGGTGCAAGTCCGAAGTATATGAGCTCAGAGGCTAATGATTCACTGGGAAGTAAAAGCTCTTCTGTGTCAATCAGAACAAACCCAAGAACTGAAGGAGAGATCTTGCAATCTCCTAATCTCAAAAGTTTCACTTTTGCTGAGCTTAAAGCAGCAACTAGGAATTTTAGACCAGATAGTGTTCTTGGTGAAGGtggttttggttctgttttcaAAGGTTGGATTGATGAACAGACTCTTACTGCTTCTAAACCGGGAACCGGTGTGGTTATTGCTGTCAAAAAACTTAACCAAGATGGTTGGCAAGGTCACCAGGAATGGCTG gcgGAAGTGAATTACTTGGGGCAGTTTTCGCATCCTAATCTTGTGAAACTGATTGGTTATTGCTTAGAGGATGAGCATCGTCTTCTTGTTTATGAGTTCATGCCTCGTGGAAGCTTAGAGAATCATTTGTTCAGAa GAGGTTCTTATTTTCAACCTTTATCTTGGACTCTCCGGTTGAAAGTTGCTCTTGGTGCAGCGAAAGGTCTTGCGTTTCTTCATAACGCCGAGACTAGTGTCATATACCGCGATTTCAAAACGTCGAATATACTGCTTGATTCG GAGTACAATGCTAAGCTTTCTGATTTCGGGCTAGCTAAAGACGGTCCAACGGGTGATAAAAGCCATGTCTCTACGCGGATCATGGGTACTTACGGATACGCAGCTCCTGAATATCTTGCAACTG GTCATTTAACAACCAAAAGTGATGTCTATAGCTACGGTGTTGTGCTTTTGGAGGTGTTGTCTGGACGGAGAGCTGTAGACAAGAACCGTCCACCAGGAGAGCAAAAGCTAGTGGAATGGGCAAGACCGTTACTTGCTAACAAAAGGAAGTTATTCCGAGTTATCGATAACCGTCTACAAGATCAATACTCAATGGAAGAAGCTTGTAAAGTAGCTACTCTTGCGCTGAGATGCCTCACATTCGAGATAAAGCTGAGACCAAACATGAACGAGGTTGTTTCTCACCTCGAACACATCCAAACTTTGAATGAAGCAGGAGGAAGAAATATTGATATGGTCCAGAGGAGAATGCGTAGGAGAAGCGATAGTGTTGCTatcaaccaaaaaccaaatgCAGGTTTTGCTCGACAAACTGCTGTAGGCGTCATAGCTACTGCTTATCCACGCCCGTCTGATTCGCCTCTGTTTGTTTGA